CGTCTGGCGTCGGGTTCCGGAGCCCCTTCGCTTATTAACAGACAACGCGGAGAACGCATCATCATGAACATCAGCGATATCATTCAACTGGTTATATTCTGTGCGCTGATCTTTTTCCCGCTTGGCTACTATGCGCGCCATTCCATCCGCCGTATCCGTGATACGGCCAGAGTGCTGTTTATTAAACCTCGCTATGTAAAACCAGCCGGAACACTGACACGGGCATCACACGTCAAGGCAGACCGAAAACATGACTAATTCTACCTATACCGCTTCGTCACCCTCGCCGCTCTGGCAATACTGGCGCGGCCTTTCCGGCTGGAACTTCTACTTTCTGGTGAAGTTTGGCCTGCTGTGGGCAGGCTATCTGAATTTCCATCCCCTTCTCAACCTCGTGTTTATGGCCTTCCTGCTGATGCCGCTGCCGAATATCAGGTTACATCGCTTGCGCCACTGGGTCGCTATACCTG
This region of Enterobacter asburiae genomic DNA includes:
- the bcsF gene encoding cellulose biosynthesis protein BcsF, with translation MMNISDIIQLVIFCALIFFPLGYYARHSIRRIRDTARVLFIKPRYVKPAGTLTRASHVKADRKHD